In Sciurus carolinensis chromosome 16, mSciCar1.2, whole genome shotgun sequence, the genomic window TGGAACTGAGCTTAATAAATATCTGCCTCCTTAGTGCATCTTGCctattttgtgccaggcactgtgctgggcttCCTTTCTTGTTCCGACCTCTTTTTTGGGCAGAAAAACTAATATCCCATATGTACTCCCCAGAGTAGGAAGGAACATCCCAGGGACTGTTCACACCCCACTGTCTGATCTCAGATAACACCAAGAGCGCTGGGACCCGAGTGTGGCCAGGTATTGGGCTGAGTTTTGTGTGTCATCTCACAGCGTTCTCGCAAGGATCCTAGCAGGGATTGTAATCTCCCCCACTTAACAGGTGAGTAAACCAAGGCTGGGGACTGGACTCCAACTCTTCCACAGCAAGCTCTTGGTCACCTTTATGGGGATGGTGGTGACTGTTTCTGGCCCTCATTTCGAAGTGAGGTGTAACTCCCACTCGACTAGTCACCCTGGCCCCCACACTCCTAGAAACCTTGGGCTCTGGGTGAGAGAGATGGGGCCAGTCGTGGGGGGGGTCCATACTAGCCAGTACCTGGAGCATCCCTAAGAGCAGATTCTCCTCTTTTCAACTTTCCTGGCTTGCCTCTCCCTTCCCCCGTCCACACCCCCACCACCACTTGCCGGTTGACTAGGGCACTTCGCCACTCACCGGGGGACCCCAGAAGCCGCGGCAGCTCTGCAGGATGGGAATTTCGTGACGTTCCCTGCCTGTACTTCGggggaaggtggtggtggtggggaagtgCTGCAAGGGGCCATCGCGCAAGTGCGGCCCTAGCCTCCGCGCAAACGGCGGGCATCACCTGGGCGCCGGGATTTCTAGAGGAGGCACGCCAGGCGGGCTGGACAGGGCAAGTCCCCACGTCCCTGCCGGCTCCACTGCCCAGTTCCGAGACGCCCCCCTTTCCCTGTCCCCTGCGCGCTCGCGGGTGGGCACTTCTCTCCGCTCCCCGTGACACTTTGCAGACGTTCCCCGGCACCGGGCATGGGCGCCGGCGCCGCTGTCGGTCCCTGGGCCGGATTCCGCGCGCGGGTGGGTGAGCGCTGGGGGGCCCTGCCCCTAGGACCCCGGGAACCCACGGGTGGGGGATGATGGCCGCATTCGCACCCCTGGCCTGAGGTGCGCCCCTGCGGGACTCCTTTCCACGACTGTCCTCTCCCACTCGCGGGACAAAGGGCGGGGGCGGGGACGGGGGCGCATCCCCACGCGTGACCTTCCCCAGCACTGCGCACGCGTCCCCCACCACCTGGGAAAGGCCTTGCTTGCCCATGCGAGTGCGGGGGAGGGGCGTGGGGTGCTGGGGGAGGAGGCGGCGCGCGTGAACTGGACTCCCACCCCATGCTTGGAAGTTGGGGTGGTCTCCCTTTCCTGTATCTATGGCTTTTCTTGGTGTGAGAATGGTCGGTGGTGGGAGTCCTTCCCATTCAGGCCCAGGACCTAGGTGTCTGGGTCCTCAGCACCTTCATATAATAGGAGTCCGGAGTATAGGTCTCCTCCTAGCTCAGACCCGGGAGTCCGCGCTCGagttctctcctttctcatttctgaGGAGTGGAAGCCCTCACCTCCTCTAGGACTGACCCCACTTGTGGCTGCTGTTTCTGTCCAGTGCCCCTGAGGCGCTCAACTGCTGGATCTGCAGGAAGCTTCCTTATGAATGACCGAAACATCCATAGGCAGACAAGTGAGGAGCAGTCCCTTCCCAGACTTGGCCCATCATTCTCGCCCCTCCTACCCGGGGCTGCTGTGGTTGGGGGTGGTCTGAGAGGCCCTGGATCATCCCTGGGTGACCACCAAGGGCCTCTCCTCTGCAGTGAAGAAGGACGACGAGGCTTTGGAGATTTCCATTCCCTTTGACAAGGCACAGCACCTAGACTCACAGATCTTTTACAGTCTCAGCCCCTCTCGGGGGAACTTCGACGGTGAGCTGAGGGGTTGGAGGTACCATTAGCTGGGGTGCACCCCATAGTGGTATGTAACTGGggaccctgcccctccctgctgtTCCTAGAGCCTCCAGAGGCTGCATCCCCGACGCTGGCCCTGATGAACAGCGTCAAGACCCAGCTGCACATGGCCTTGGAGAGGAACTCCTGGCTGCAGAAGCGCATTGAGGACCTGGAAGAAGAGAGGGACTTCTTGCGGTGTCAGCTGGACAAGTTCATCTCCTCTGCCCGGATGGACACAGGTGGGGGGCACTGACACAGTTCCCCCCAATTCGTCCACAGGCTGAGGCCCCACTGTGTGGTTTTCTTGGTGGGGACTTGGCATCCTGGCCCTGTCCACTAGTTTCCTGCCCAGCTGCCATCTTGCTTGAAGTCCAGGACCTCCCATTCCCTGGGACCATCCCCAGGATCTCCTTTCCAGTGGGCTGCCCTCATCCCATCAGCCTCCAGCCCCTGTGCCCTAGGGTAATCTGGAACCTGAGTCCAGgttccccttccttttccctaGAGGACCCTCTCCTCATCTCCTTGCCCAGGAGGACCACTGCAGTCCTTTGAGTTCTTCAGGAGACCCTGCCCTGAATTCCAGCTGTCTTTTCAAGCATCCAGCCTCTGGCCTTCTGTGCCTCAGACTGTCTTCATACCTACCCTGCCCCTACCTTGGTTACTGCTCCTTCCTCTTCTAAGAGCTTACACTCTGCAGGTGGATTCAGCCTCTCATCTGGGGGCCTTTTTGGTGGTTTTAGAATCTGTTCTCCCAACCCCCTTGCCTTGCTCTGCTGTAACTTATGGCCAGCAGCAGCCGCCTCCTCAAAGCCACTTTTTGTGATTGCCCTGCTTGCTAGTGTTCTGACCACtactcctgccccttccccagaTACTCAGGGCTTCCCTTTGCTAGATCTTTAGCCTGTCTTGGAGGACTCAAACTCTGTGCACCTCCCAACCCCAATGGGCCCCTTGCAAGCTTCCTGGCTGGTAACTGCCTCCAAAGCCTGGGCAAGGGTCTGGTGGTATTTTGGGGTTTGTTACTGAAGACCACAGGATTAGGGAATCTGGACCTTCCTGTCTTCCTACACTGAGGGTTTCATTCTGGGTGACTGCCTGGAGGGCAGGACTCTGTCTGGGTCTCAACTGCTGTCTGGGTGTCCCTAGCCCCTCATCCAGAGACCTGGTTTTTAGGGGTCTGACATAACCCGTCAGGACCAAGGCCTTACCTGGCTTCTAGGTTTCAATACTCAACACCCTGGCACTTTTTCTGGGTCCCTGGAAAGCCCCTCCTCCCCGTGGGAACACCATGTGGTTAAGATCCTCCTGAGGTCTTCCTCCCCTGACTTCTGCAACACCCTTCAGGCCTCCTACATAAGGAGCTTGGGAAGATGGCCCCAGCACGCCCACCTCCTCTAAGTCCCAGCTGGTTCTACTCCACTCGGCATTGTCACCACCATCTGCAATACACTCCTGTCCACCTGTCTTAGTGGGGGCACCCTGGTTGGGGGGGTCCAGTCACTCACTGCGGAAAGACACCCaggccctttctctttccctggagACCTGTGATGTGATGTTTTCAGTCCCAGTTCACGTgtttctctctccccagaggacCACTGCCGGGTGAAGCCTGGGTCCCGGAGGGTTGAGGGGGACAGCAGGGCTGGCGGTGAAGCCTCAGACCCAGAATCAGCAGCCTCCTCTCTCAGCGGGGTGTCTGAAGCAGGCAGTGCCAGcgagaggaagaggcagaagcagaagggAAGTGCTGGTCGGAGACGCTTCGGGAAGCCCAAGGCCCGGGAGAGGCAGCGAGGTGAGCAGGATGCGGCGTCCCGTCCCGGAGGTCTGGGTTGATGGCTGCGCTGACTTCCACAGAGCCCTCACGCTGGCCTCCCCAGTGTAAAGGCCGGGCCCAGTTCTATCCCGAAGCCTCCACGTGTGGATGTGCACTTACCCCTCCAAAAGGGTCACCTCCTTAACTTCATGACTTGGTGTCCTCATCAGAAAGAGGACCTGGGCCTTTCTGATAGGGTGGGGCTGCTCAAGCGTGAATTCACGTTAAGTGGGAggagcgggg contains:
- the Ccdc106 gene encoding coiled-coil domain-containing protein 106, whose protein sequence is MNDRNIHRQTMKKDDEALEISIPFDKAQHLDSQIFYSLSPSRGNFDEPPEAASPTLALMNSVKTQLHMALERNSWLQKRIEDLEEERDFLRCQLDKFISSARMDTEDHCRVKPGSRRVEGDSRAGGEASDPESAASSLSGVSEAGSASERKRQKQKGSAGRRRFGKPKARERQRVKDADGVLCRYKKILGTFQKLKSMSRAFEHHRVDRNTVALTTPIAELLIVAPEKLAEVGEFDPSKERLLEYSRRCFLALDDETLEKVQALKKSKLLLPITYRFKR